A window of Synechococcus sp. MEDNS5 contains these coding sequences:
- a CDS encoding NAD(P)H-dependent oxidoreductase: protein MSTTSHPDVLVIAASNGENLKLAQRFVDEAKAQGKSADLLDLTTLDLPLFTPRVKEAGIPDGVRPLHEQLMGAPRWVICAPEYNGSIPPVLTSAIAWLSVQGDDFRSLFNGRPMAMASFSGGPGIELLMVLRTQLTHLGAQVVGRTLAGNQNRPPRDSSLQDLLNRLMQMAPLSL from the coding sequence ATGAGCACCACCAGCCATCCAGATGTTCTGGTGATCGCTGCCAGCAATGGCGAGAACCTCAAGCTGGCGCAGCGTTTTGTCGACGAAGCCAAAGCGCAAGGCAAGTCCGCTGACCTGCTGGATCTCACCACCCTGGATCTGCCGCTGTTTACCCCTCGGGTGAAAGAAGCAGGCATCCCTGATGGTGTGCGTCCCCTGCATGAGCAACTGATGGGAGCCCCGCGCTGGGTGATCTGCGCCCCTGAGTACAACGGGTCCATTCCCCCGGTGCTCACCAGCGCCATTGCCTGGCTGTCGGTGCAGGGGGACGATTTCCGTTCCCTGTTCAACGGCCGTCCCATGGCCATGGCCAGCTTTTCCGGAGGCCCTGGCATCGAACTGCTGATGGTGCTGCGCACCCAGCTCACCCATCTCGGCGCCCAGGTTGTGGGCCGCACCCTGGCGGGCAACCAGAACCGTCCGCCCAGGGACAGCTCC